The proteins below are encoded in one region of Oncorhynchus tshawytscha isolate Ot180627B linkage group LG04, Otsh_v2.0, whole genome shotgun sequence:
- the LOC112233516 gene encoding LOW QUALITY PROTEIN: L-serine dehydratase/L-threonine deaminase-like (The sequence of the model RefSeq protein was modified relative to this genomic sequence to represent the inferred CDS: substituted 1 base at 1 genomic stop codon), producing the protein MKNPQERALHVATPLRESLALTKVAGTSVYLKLDSSQPTGSFKIRGIGHLCKTWAKXGCERFVCCSGGNAGMAAAYSARKLGVPATIVVPSVTPKPTVERLRDEGANVVIHGKTLNESIEYGQQLVANNPGWIFISPFDDPLIWEGHMSLVKELESELQEKPGAMVLSVGGGGLMNGVVEGLRRAGWNDVPVIAMETVGAHSLNAAMKAGKLITLPEITSIATTLGLTRVSAQTLKLAGEHTVYSELVTDQEAVKAVERFVDDEKVLVEPACGAALAAVYCDIIPRLQKEGKLAWDLGPVVIVVCGGNNISMKQLQKLKKQLGMSFS; encoded by the exons ATGAAGAACCCACAGGAGAGAGCTCTTCACGTGGCCACCCCACTGAGGGAGAGCCTTGCCCTAACCAAAGTGGCAGGCACCTCTGTCTATCTGAAGCTTGACTCATCCCAGCCCACAGGATCCTTCAAAATCAGGGGCATTGGACACCTTTGCAAGACA TGGGCCAAGTGAGGCTGTGAGAGATTTGTCTGCTGTTCAG GAGGAAATGCTGGTATGGCTGCTGCCTACTCTGCCCGTAAGCTTGGTGTACCTGCCACCATCGTCGTGCCCAGTGTCACACCCAAACCAACAGTGGAGAGGCTGAGGGACGAGGGCGCCAATGTGGTGATTCACGGCAAGACGCTGAATGAGAGCATTGAATATGGACAACAGCTTGTGGCCAACAACCCTGGATGGATCTTCATCTCTCCCTTTGATGATCCTCTCATCTG GGAGGGCCATATGTCTCTGGTGAAGGAGCTGGAGTCCGAGCTGCAGGAGAAGCCTGGTGCGATGGTGTTGTCTGTTGGCGGTGGAGGCCTCATGAACGGGGTTGTTGAAGGACTGCGCCGTGCCGGCTGGAACGATGTTCCAGTCATAGCCATGGAGACTGTGGGGGCACACAGTCTCAATGCTGCTATGAAGGCTGGGAAGTTGATCACTCTGCCTGAGATCACAAG CATTGCCACCACGTTGGGCCTGACAAGAGTATCTGCACAGACCCTGAAACTTGCTGGTGAACACACAGTTTACTCCGAGCTGGTCACAGACCAGGAGGCTGTCAAAGCTGTCGAGCGCTTTGTTG acgATGAGAAGGTCCTGGTGGAGCCTGCGTGTGGCGCTGCCCTGGCAGCTGTGTACTGTGACATCATCCCCAGACTGCAGAAGGAGGGCAAGCTGGCGTGGGACCTGGGACCTGTGGTGATCGTGGTGTGTGGAGGCAACAACATCAGCATGAAACAGCTCCAGAAACTGAAGAAGCAGCTGGGCATGTCATTtagctag